GGAGCTGCGCCACGGCGCGCGGACGGACGTCGGGCTGGTCCGCGAGGTCAACGAGGACGACCTGCTGGTCGCGCCGCCGGTCTTCGTCGTCGCCGACGGCATGGGCGGCCACGACGGCGGCGACGTCGCGAGCCGGATCGTGGTCGAGGGCTTCGCGGCCCTCGCCGAGGCCGGCTACGACCCCCGACGGGGTCGGGAGGTGGTCGAGGAGGTGCTCCGCCGCTGCCAGCAGCGGATCAACGAGTACGCCGCGGCGCGCGGCGCCGGCAGCCGACGGGCCACCCCCGGCACCACCGCGGTCGTCGTGCTGCTCGTCGAGACCGACGACGGCCCGGCCTGGCAGGTCACCAACCTCGGCGACTCGCGCTGCTACCTCCTCGCCGGCGGCACCCTCACCCAGGTGACGGTCGACCACAGCCTGGTCCAGGAGCTCGTCAGCTCCGGCCGGCTGACGCCGCAGGAGGCGGCCCGACACCCCGAGCGACACGTCATCACGCGTGCCCTGGGTGGCCCCGACGAGCCCGAGCCCGACCACGTCCTGCTGCCGGTGTCGCGAGCGCCCCGGCTGCTGCTGTGCACCGACGGGGTCAACGGCATGATCGACGACGACGCCATCGGCGCAGCCCTGCGCGAGTGTCCGGATCCCGACGAAGCCGCCGGGAGGCTGGTCGACGAGGCCGTCGCCGCGGGCGGCCGCGACAACGCGACCGCCGTGGTGGTCGATGTGGTGGGATGGTCGGACCCGACGTGAGGCAGGACGCGACGGGCCCGGACGAGGGGGTCGCCGTGACCGGTGCAGTGCGCAGCTATCGACCCGGCGCGTGGTTCGGCGTCTTCGGCGAGCACGCCACGGTCCTCCTGCCGCCGACAGAGAAGGCACGCGTGCCGGCGGTGTGGGCGCTGGTCGACGACGGCGACGGCTTCGACGAGGTGCTCGACGTGCTCATCGCCGACGGTCTGCGCGACCTGCCGGGCTTCGTGCTGGTGAGCGAGACCGCGGGGGAGACCCGGGTCGTGATCCGGGGTGCCGCCCGGGCGACGCTGGCCACCGCCGCGGAGGAGGTGACCGTCGAGGGCACCGGCGCGACCACCTGGGTCGAGCGGGCGCTGCGCGGGGTCACCGGTCTCCGGATCGAGGTCGGCGAAGCCCACCCCGAGTCCGGGTGGCTCGACCTCGGGGACGGTCTGGTGCGGGTGTCCGAGGTGGTCGAGCCGGTCGTGGCCGACGAGCTGCCGGCGGCCGAGCCCGAGGCCGACGAGGCATCGCTGGTCGAGCCACCGCCCGTGGAGCCGGCGTACGACGAGGAGCCGGCCACCCCGGAGCCGACCGCGCCGACGGAGGCCGTCGGCGTCGAGCCGCTCGTGGTGAGCCTGCTGCTGCCGACCGGGGAGACCGTCGAGGTGGACCGGCCGGTGCTCGTCGGTCGCGCCCCCGACGCGTCCCGGCTGGGCGAGGAGGACGACCCGCGGCTGGTCACGGTGCCGAGTCCGGACCGGGAGATCTCGGCGACCCACCTCGAGGTGCGGCCCGGCGAGGATCCCGGGTCCGCCGTGGTCACCGACCTGGGCTCCACCAACGGCAGCGTGCTGGTGCAACCGGGGATGCCACCCGAGGAGCTGCAGCCCGGCGTCGCCGTACCCCTCCTTCCCGGCGCCGTGCTCGACCTCGGCGACGGGGTCGCGGTCGAGGTGGTGGTCTCCTGATGCCGCCGGACGGGACGCGCTGGTGAACGACACCTTCCTCGACCTGCTCTACGACCAGGCCCCGCGCGAGGCCTTCGACGCGGTGATCGCCACCGCCGAGGCCGTGGGCCGGACCGACGAGGAGGTCGCCGAGCTGCGCCGGCAGTGCGACGTGGCGCTGCGGCTGCGTGAGCTGATCACCCACCGGCAGGCCCGCGAGGCGGAGCTGCGTGCGCTCTACGAGACCGCCTCCGACCTGACCGCGATCCGCGACGTCGACGCGATCCTGACCGCGATCGTCCGGCGTGCACGGCAGCTGCTCAACGCCGACATGACCTACCTCTCGCTGAACGACGAGCCCGAGGGTGCGTCCTACATGAAGGTCACCGACGGTGCGCTGACGCCGGAGTTCCGGTCGCTGCGGCTGCCGCTCGGCACCGGCCTCCTCGGACTGGTGGCGCAGACGGGGGCGCCGTACTTCACCGAGGACTACCAGTCCGACAGCCGCTTCCTGCACCGCGGCTACATCGACGAGGCGGTGGCCGGGGAGAAGATCCGCGCCATCCTCGGGGTGCCGCTGACGGTCGAGGGCCGGGTGATCGGTGCGCTCCTCGCGGTGCACCGCTCGGTCCGGCCCTTCCCGCCGCACGAGGTGAGCCTGCTGACCTCGTTCGCCGCGCACGCATCGGTGGCGCTGGAGAACGCCAGGCTCTTCGCCGACCTCGACGCCGCCCACCGCACGATGACCGAGCACACCGCCGCCGTCGAGAGCGCCGCGCTCGCCCACGACCGGCTCACCGACCTCCTGGTCGCCGGGGGCGGGGTCGAGCAGGTCGCCTCGGTGCTCTCCGAGGTGCTGGGCGGCGCGCTGGCGGTCCACGCGCCGGGCGGGGAGCTGCTGGCAGGTGACGCGGCCGGCGGCGACTGGGCCGACGCCGTCGACGAGGCCATCGCCTCGGGACGGGCGGTCCGCCACGACGGCCGGTACGTCGCCGTCGCCCAGGCCGGTGCCGACCACGTCGCGACGCTGGTGCTCGACACCGGCGGTCGCCCGCTCGGGCTGCCGCAGCGGCGCACCCTCGAGCGCGGGGCACTGGTCACGGCGCTGGTGCTGCTGCTCGCGCGGACCGTCGCCGAGACCGAGGACCGGCTCGGCGGCGAGCTGCTCGGCGATCTCCTCGACGCCCGGACCGAGGCGCTGCCGGCACTGCGCGAGCGGGCCCGGCGCCGGCAGGTCGTGCTCGACCCGCCCCTCGCGATCGCGGTCGCCGCCATCGACGGGCTCGAGCGCTTCGCGGCCGGGCGGGCGCTCGCGCGGCTCGCCTCGGAGCAGCGCGGCCTGGCCGGCGAGCACAGCGGCCGGCTGGTGCTGCTCGTCCCCGCAGCCGACCCGGTCGCGGTCGGGCAGCAGCTCGCCGGCGTCGTCGCCGGCGGGGGCGGACGGGCCACCGTCGGTGTGGCGGCCGCCGATCCCGACACGCTCGCCGACGCGTACGCCGAGGCGCGCCGGTGCCTCGACACCCTGCTCACCCTCGGCCGGGTCGGCGAGGTCAGCGACCCGGCCGGCCTCGGGCTGACCCGCCTGCTGCTCGGCGAGAACGGTCCCGACGAGCTGGCGGCGTACCTGCGCACCACCCTCGGCCCCGTCCTCGACTACGACGAGGCCCGCGGCACCAGCCTGGTCGAGACCCTGGAGGCGTGGTTCGCGACCGGGGGGCGGGTCAAGGAGACCGGCTCGGTGCTCCACGTCCACCCCAACACGGTCTCCCAGCGGCTGGACCGGGTGGCCGACCTGCTCGGAAGCGACTGGCGCGAGCCGGGACGGGGGCTGGACCTGCAGCTGGCGCTGCGGGTGCACCGGCTGCAGCGGTGAGGCGCACTCAGCCTTCGCGCGCCTCACATGTGCTCATCCCACACTCACTCGACGAATGTGTGGGCCCTAGGAACATGGAACGCGGAGGCGCGCAAGCCCTAGCGTCGAGCGCATGCCTGAGACCCCAGTCACACACGCGAGCCTCGGCGGTCGCCGGGCGGTCGTCACGGGCGGTGCCAGCGGCATCGGCGCCGCCATCGCCGGCCACCTGGCCGGCCTCGGTGCTGCCGTGACCGTGGTCGACCTCGACGAGGAGGCTGCCGCCAAGCTGGCGGCGGACCTCGGCGGCGACCACCGTGCCGTCGACCTGGCCGACGGAGACGCCGTGTCCGGTCTCGGCCTCGACGCGGACATCCTCGTCAACTGCGCCGGGCTGCAGCACGTCGCACCGATCGAGGAGTTCGACCCCGAGCGCTTCGCCTTCATCCACCGCGTGATGCTGCACGCCCCCTTCCTGCTCACCCGCCAGGTGCTGCCCGGCATGTACGAGCGCGGCTGGGGGCGGATCGTCCACGTCTCGAGCGTCCACGGCCACCGCGCATCGGCCTACAAGTCGGCGTACGTCAGTGCCAAGCACGGCCTCGAGGGCCTCTCCAAGGTGATCGCCCTCGAGGGCGCGGGCAAGGGCGTCACCAGCAACACCGTCTGCCCCGGCTACGTGCGCACCCCCCTGGTCGAGGGCCAGATCGCCGACCAGGCCAAGGCGCACGGCATCCCCGAGGACGAGGTCGTCGACGACGTCCTGCTCGCCCGGACGGCGCTCAAGCGGCTCGTCGAGCCGGGCGAGGTCGCCGACATGGTGGCCTTCCTGTGCGGTCCGGCCTCCGCCTCGATCACCGGCTCGTCCTTCCTGCTCGACGGCGGCTGGACCGCCGCCTGACCCTCCTCCCCTCCACCCCCGCCCTCCCACGAGGAACCCGAAAGGAACCACCCCTCATGACCACCCAGTCCGTCCCCCAGCCCGACACGGGCCGCGAACCGGGGAAGACCTCGATCGTCAAGGTCGTCTTCGCCAGCCTCATCGGCACCGCCGTGGAGTGGTACGACTTCTTCCTCTACGGCTCGGCCGCCGCGCTGGTCTTCGGGGCGCTGTTCTTCCCCGAGTCCGACCCCGTGACCGGCACCCTGCTCGCCTTCGGCACCTACGCCCTCGGCTTCGTGGCCCGCCCGCTCGGTGGCGTCGTCTTCGGACACTTCGGTGACCGCGTCGGTCGCAAGAAGATGCTCGTGGTCTCGCTGATGATGATGGGTGTCGCGACGTTCGCGATCGGCCTGCTGCCGACGTACGCCTCGATCGGCATCCTGGCCCCGATCCTGCTGCTCGTCTGCCGGCTCTTCCAGGGCTTCGCCGTCGGCGGTGAGTGGGGCGGTGCGGTGCTGATGGTCGCCGAGCACGGCGACGAGAAGAGCCGCGGCTTCTGGTCCTCGTGGCCGCAGGCGGGCGTGCCGCTGGGCAACATGCTCGCCACCGGCGTGCTGTTCGTCCTGGCCGCCGTCCAGAGCGACGCCGACTTCGAGGCGTGGGGCTGGCGGATCCCGTTCCTGCTCTCGGCCGTGCTCGTGCTGATCGGCCTGTTCGTGCGGCTCTCGCTCGAGGAGTCGCCGGTCTTCCAGGAGGCCAAGGCCGAGATCGCCGAGAAGAAGGAGACCGATTCGCACCTCCCGATCCTCGAGGTCATCAAGACCTACCCGCGCGAGGTCTTCATCGCGATGGGCATGCGGATGGCGGAGAACATCTCCTACTACATCTTCACGATCATCTCGATCACCTACGTGACGACCTACCTCGGTGCCGAGAACGACCTGATCCTCAAGATGCTGCTCATCGGTGCGGGCATGCAGTTCGTCATCATCCCGATGATCGGCGCGCTCTCCGACCGCGTCGGCCGCCGCCCGCTCTACCTCGCGGGCGCCATCGGCGTGGGCGTGTGGGGCTTCGTGTTCTTCGGCCTGCTCGACGACATGACCACCGGCAGCGTGCTGCTCGCGGTCGTGGTCGGCCTGCTCTTCCACTCGCTGATGTACGCGCCCCAGGCGGCGTTCTTCTCCGAGCTGTTCGGCACCTCGGTGCGCTACACCGGCGCGTCGGTGGGCTACCAGCTGGCGTCGATCTTCGCCGGTGCGCTGGCACCGATCATCGCCGTGGAGCTGCTCGGCTCGGTGGAGGAGAAGAACACCACGGCGGTCGGCATCTACCTCGCCGCCGCCTCGGTGCTCACGATCGTCGCCGTGCTGTTCGCCAAGGAGACCAAGGCTTCCTCCCTCCGCCACGACCGCGTGGTGCGGGGCGCGCACCGCTGATCCCTCCCGTCACACGACGGGGTCAGGACCTGCAGCCCGCTGCTACAACAGCGGCACCACGTGCTCGTACGTCGCCCGGTCGGCCGCCGCCAGGAGGCCGGCCGGGCGTTCGTGCACCTCGAGCGGGTCGGTCGGCCGGTAGGGGCGACCGTCGTGGGTGCCGGCGTAGCCGCCCGCCTCGCTCAGCAGCAGCGACCCCGGCGCGTGGTCCCAGGGGTTCGCGCGGCCGTAGACCACGAAGTCGGCCTCGCCCTCGACCAGCTTGGGGTAGTCGACGCCGCAGCACACCCAGGTGAGCTTCAGCGGCTCCAGGTCGCCCAGCGAGCGACCGAGCCAGCGCCAGCGCGAGGTGACGCCGCGCCAGTCGGCCGGCTCTGCGGCAGGCGTCGGCCGGGTCAGGCGCTCGCCGTTGCGCCAGGCGCCGGCGCCGACCTCGGCGACGTACGCGAGCTCGTGCTGAGGCTGCCAGATCCAGCTGCGGACCGTCTCGCCGGCACGGACCTCGGCCACCATCACGGCGTGGTCGGGTGAGCCCTTGACGAAGTTCTTGGTCCCGTCGACCGGGTCGACGGTGAAGGCGTGCTCTGCCGACTGGAACTCCTCGAGCAGCTCGGGCCGCGCGGCGTACGCCTCCTCGCCGAGCACGACGGCCTCGGGGTAGGCGTCGACCAGGAAGCGGGTCAGCAGCCGCTCGGACTCCTTGTCGGCGACCGTGACCAGGTCGCCCGGTCCCTTCTCGTCGACCTGCTCCGAGGACAGCGCCCGGAACCGTGGGTTGATCACCTTCTCGGCCACCTCACGGATCAGGTCCAGGACGGCGTCGGTGTCCAGCACGACCCCCACGCTACTGACCTCCCCGTCCGGTCGTGGCGCGGACGGGCGCCCGGGCGTACGTTTGCGGGCCATGGAGTCCTACGCCGCCGGAGAGACCGACACCCCGCTGCTCGAGGAGACCATCGGGGAGAACCTCGCCCGCACCGTCGCCGCGCACCCGGACCGGGAGGCCCTGGTCGAGGTGGCCAGCGGCCGCCGGTGGACGTGGTCGGAGCTGGACGCCGCCGTCGACGGGCTGGCGATCGGGCTGGTCCGGGCAGGCATCGGCAAGGGCGACCGGGTCGGGATCTGGTCGCCGAACTGCGCGGAGTGGACGCTGACCCAGTACGCCACCGCGAAGATCGGGGCGGTCCTGGTCAACATCAACCCGGCCTACCGCACCCACGAGCTCTCCTTCGCGCTGCGACAGTCCGGCGTGCGCCTGCTGATCTCGGCGACGGAGTTCAAGACCAGCGACTACCGGGCGATGGTCGAGGAGGTGCGCGAGGAGGTCGGGCTCGAGCAGGTGCTGTTCCTCGGGACGCCGGAGTGGACCGACCACAACGTCAGCGACCCGGGCGTGACCCTGGCCGAGCTGGTGACCTGGCCGCTGCACCCCGACGACCCGATCAACATCCAGTACACCTCGGGCACCACCGGCTACCCGAAGGGCGCGACCCTCAGCCACCGCAACATCCTCAACAACGGCTACTTCACGACCGAGCTGATCAAATTCACCGAGGAGGACCGGCTCTGCATCCCGGTGCCCTTCTACCACTGCTTCGGGATGGTGATGGGCAACCTCGGCTGCACCACCCACGGCGCCACCATGGTGATCCCCGCACCCGGCTTCGACCCCGAGATCACGTTGCGGACCATCGAGGAGGAGCGCTGCACCGCGGTCTACGGCGTCCCGACGATGTTCATCGCCCTCCAGAACCATCCCGACTTCGCCTCCTTCGACCTGAGCAGCCTCCGTACCGGCGTGATGGCCGGCTCGATCTGTCCGGTCGAGGTGATGAGGGGGTGCATCGAGGAGATGCACATGGCCGAGGTGTCGATCTGCTACGGCATGACCGAGACCAGCCCGGTGTCGACCCAGACCCGCGCCGAGGACGACCTCGACCGGCGTACCTCGACGATCGGACGGGTGCACCCCCACGTGGAGATCAAGGTGGTCGACCCCGCCACCGGCGAGACCGTCGAGCGGGGCGAGCCGGGGGAGCTGTGCACCCGCGGCTACTCCGTGATGCTCGGCTACTGGGAGGACGAGGCCCGGACCCGCGAGGCGATCGACGCCGACGGCTGGATGCACACCGGCGACCTCGCCGAGATGCGGGAGGACGGCTACTGCACCATCGTCGGGCGGATCAAGGACATGGTGATCCGCGGCGGGGAGAACATCTATCCCCGCGAGATCGAGGAGTTCCTCTACACCCACCCCGACATCGAGGACGTCCAGGTGATCGGCGTCCCCGACGAGAAGTACGGCGAGGAGCTCTGCGCCTGGGTGCGGATGAAGTCGGGTGCCGAGGCGCTCGACGCCGACGCCGTACGGGCCTTCGCGACCGGACGCCTCGCGCACTACAAGATCCCGCGCTACGTCCTCGTCGTCGAGGAGTTCCCGATGACGGTCACGGGCAAGATCCGCAAGGTCGAGATGCGGGAGAAGTCGTCGGCCGAGCTCGGGCTCAGCGGCTGATCACGACGGGGATCCGGACCCGGACCCCGTCGGGACCCCGCCAGGTGATGGTGCCGTCGTCGACACCGCGACGGGCCGGACCCTGCACGCGCACCGTGTACGTCGCGGACTCGCCCGGCCCGAGCCGCACCGCTGCCGGCGCGACCTCGACGTCGTGGCGACCGAAGCCGTCGGCCTCGACCGACCAGTAGCGCGCCTCGTCGTCGAGGTTGGTGATCGTGCGGGTGGCCCGGGTGTCGCCGCCGTGGAGCGCGATCGAGGCGCTGTTGACGTCGGCCCGGGCGCCGCGGAGCCAGCCGCGGTAGGCGGCCGGGTCGGTGTCGTAGGCGAGCCGGGTGCGCATCGCCACCTCGGGACGGGCCCGGCCCGAGCCGGAGCGCAGCGCACCGGCCGGCAGCGGCCGCGCACTCGTGGCGAGGACCGAACGGACGACCGGCGCCGACCAGTCGTGTCGCGCGAGCAGCGTGGCGGCCAGTCCGGAGGTGCGGGCGGCTGCGGCGGAGGTGCCGTTGAGGAAGGCCCACCGGTCGCCGCTCGGGCCCGGTGCGGTCGCGGCGAGGATGCCCGTCGCCGGGGCCACCAGGTCGGGCTTGACGAAGCTGCCGAGCGGGTCGCCGCCGGCGGACCAGCCGGCGACCCGGACCGGGCCGACCCGACCGTCGGTCGGGTCGAGGCCGACGCGGGGGTCGTCCTGCCGGCGCACCCACTGCACCAGCCGGTCACCGGCCGCCTCGTCGAGGTGGACGGTGGGGACGTCGTGCAGGTCGTAGGCGACGCTGCCGGGCGCGGTGTTGACGAGGACCATGCCGACCCCGTCGGCGCGCGCGACCGCGGTCGACTTGGCGATCCGGGCGACCTCGCCGCGCTGGCACACCACGACGGCGCCGGCGGTGCGCGAGGCGTCCAGCGCCCCCGGGACGCACCGGGCCGCCTCGTCACGGGTCGACCCCGGGGCCGGCACGGCGGAGGCCAGGACGACCGGCGCGTCGACGGAGCGTCGTACGGTCATCGCGCCCGCGAGCCGCGGCCCGCCGGCCAGGCGGACCGATCCGGCGGCACCGGTGCCGGCGAGCCCACCGACCGTGGTCACCCACGGAGTCTCGGGCGCGGCGTACGCGTGCTCGGCGTCGTTGCCCGCGGCCGCGACCACGACGATGCCAGCCTCGGCGGCGCCCAGCAGGGCGCGGTCGACCGCGCCGGTGCCGTCGGAGCCGGAGACCGAGAGGTTGAGGACGTCGACGCCCTCCTCGACCGCCCGGTCGACCGCGGCGACCAGGTCGGCCGTCGCGCAGCCGTCGTCGCTGGGGTTGGGGGCGCTCCAGCACGCCTTGTAGGACGCGAGCCGTGCGCGGGGCGCGGTCCCGGAGTAGTTGGCCGGCAGCCCGGCCACGCCGGTGGAGACGCGCGCGTTGCCGACCGCGACCGACGCGACCTGCGTGCCGTGGCCGAGGACGTCGCGCGGCGAGAGGACCTCGGTGGACGAGACGTGCTCGCGCCCGAAGCCCTCGACGAACCACGACGCGGCCGCCAGCTTGCCGGAGCAGGCGGCCGGCTCCCACTCCTCGCCCGGCTGGCAGGTGCCGTCGAAGCCGGACGCGGCGTCGCCCAGGCCGGGGCCGGGGGCGAAGATCGGGCCCTCGGGCCAGATGCCGCTGTCGACGACGCCGACGACGACGCCGGCACCACCGCGCCCGCCCGGGACGTCGGCCCGGGCGGCGAGCGCGGCCCCGGTCGCGGCGAGCGGCCGCACGGAGTTCTCCTCGACGTCGGCGACGTGGGGGAGGGCGCGCAGGTCGTCGGCCTGCGCCGGCGTGAGCCGTACGGCGAAGCCGCTCAGCGCGGTCGTCCACCGGTAGGCCGGGGTGGGGGAGCCGATGCGCCGCAGCGCGGCGTCCTGGCGTCTGGTGAGCTCGGCCCGGAAGGACGCGCGCGACCTCGGGCCGTCGTACCCGGCCGTGCCGGGGCCGGCGAAGGTCACCAGGTGCAGCTGCGGGTCGCGTGGGGCGTCGTCGGCGTGGGCGGTCGGGACGAGGGCAGCGCCGGCGAGCGCCAGCACGGTGGCGCCGAGCACGGCACGGCCACCACGGCGCATCCGACGTACCACGTTTCCCACCTGCCCCACGACTCGGAAACGACCAGTGTCTCCCAAGCTGTCAAGCCGGGGCACACGATCCACAGGATTTCGTGCCCGCCTAGCCTTGTGCCGTGCCCAGTGCCCCCGCCGTCGGCTTCGACCTCGACCTCACGCTCATCGACACCGCCCACGGCATCGGCACGGTGCTCGAGGTGCTCGGCGACGAGCTCGGCGTGGCGTTCCCGGTCGAGGAGATGACCGCCCGGCTCGGCCCGCCGCTCGACCACCTCCTCACGCCGCACCTCCCCGCCGAGGAGGTCGGTCCGGCCGTCGACCGGTTCCGGGTGCTCTACCCGGACCACGCGATCACGCCCGTGCCGGTCCTCCCGGGCGCCGTCGCCGCCCTCGACGCCGTACGCCGGGCGGGCGGCCGTGTCGTCGTGGTCACCGGCAAGTTCACGCCCAACGCCCGGCTCCACCTCGACCACCTGGCCCTCGACCACGACGTCCTCGCCGGTGAGCTCTGGGGTGTCGGCAAGGCCGAGGTGCTGCTGCGCGAGGGGTGCAGCGTCTACGTCGGCGACCACGTGCACGACGTCGAGGGTGCGCTGGCTGCCGGAGCGGTGAGCGTCTCGGTGCTCACCGGTGGCTGCACGCGCGAGGAGCTGGAGGCGGCCGGCACGCACGTGGTCCTCGAGGACCTGACCGCGTTCCCCGCCTGGTTCGAGGACCACCTGGCCTCCGCCTGAACTCGGTTGGCCCGCCCGGAGGCGGCGACATAGGGTGGGTCGCTGCTGCGGCGCCGTGCCGCTGGCAACGGAAGGTGGAAAGGCGACAGTCGTGCCGACTGGCAAGGTGAAGTGGTTCGACCCCGCGAAGGGGTTCGGGTTCCTCTCGCAGGAGGACGGCCCGGACGTCTACGTGCACTCCGACGCGCTCCCCGAGGGCGTGACGACCCTCAAGAACGGTGCGCGCGTGGAGTTCGGCATCGCGCAGGGACGACGGGGTGAGCAGGCCCTGCAGGTGCGGCTGCTCGACGCCCCGCAGTCCGTCCAGCGCAACCAGGCCCAGCAGCGGCGCAAGGACCCCGAGGAGATGGTGACGATCGTGGAGGACACGATCCGTCTGCTCGACGGTGTCGGGGAGTCCTACCGCCACGGCCGCCACCCCGACGCCAAGACCGCCCGTCCGACCGCCAAGCTGTTGCGCGCGCTCGCCGGCGAGCTGGAGATCTGAGCCCGGCCGACCGTCGCGGGCTCAGGCCGCGGCCGCGGGTCGGCTCGCCTGCGGGCGCGTGGCCAGGACGAAGACCGTCCAGGCCGTCAGCACCACGAAGGCGACCCCGAGCCCGAGCCGGGCCGGCTCGAGCGGGAGGGCGATCCCGACGAAGCCGCCGATGACCCACGCCAGCTGGAGCGTGGTGTCGCTGCGCGCGAAGGCGCTGGCCTGCACCCGCGTCGGCACGTCCCGCTGGATGGTCGCGTCGAGGCAGAACTTCGCCAGCGACTGCGCCAGGCCGGCACTGAGCCCGAGCAGCACCAGCGGCAGGACGCCGTAGAACAGCGCGGCGAGCAGGGTGGTGGCGCTCACCGCCAGGAGGGCGAGCACGACGGTCACGTTGGGGTTGATGCGCTTGAGCACCGACGCCAGCACGATGCCCAGCGCGTTGCCGGCCCCGGCCGCGCCGACGACCAGGCCGACGAGCAGCTCGGGCTGCAGGTCGGTCGGGGGAGGGTTCTCGCGCAGGAGGAAGGCCATGAACATGATCAGGAACCCCGACGCCCACCGCGGCCCGCAGTTGGCCCGGAGCGCGAAGGCGACGGCTGGGGGGATCTGCATCCGCGCACGGCCCCGGCGGGTGGTGGCGGCCTCGGCGGCACCACCCCGGAGCACGAGGTCCTCCTCGCCGGCCGAGGAGTCGACCTTCTCCGGGAGCCGGATCGCACACACGGTGGCGACCACGAACATCGCGAAGGCGTAGCGCAACGACCACTCCGGCCCCACGAGGGACAGCAGGCCGGCGATCGGAGCAGCCACGGCGGCGCCCACGGTGCCGGCGAGCGACACCCGGCCGTTGGCACGCACCAGGGTGAAGTCCCGCGGCAGCAGGCGAGGCACGGCGGCGGCGCGGGTCACCCCGTAGGCCTTGGAGGAGACCAGCACGCCGAGCGCAGCGGCGAAGAGCCACGGGGACTCGTCGGCGACCGAGGTGGCGAGCGCCCAGCACAGGAAGGCCCGGATCGCCATGGTCGCCCCGATCGCCCAGCGCCGGCCGTGGGCGAACCGGTCCAGGAAGGGCCCGATGAGGGGGGCGACGATGGCGAACGGCAGCATCGTCAGGCCCAGGAACAGCGCCACCTGGCCGCGCGC
This genomic interval from Nocardioides euryhalodurans contains the following:
- a CDS encoding FHA domain-containing protein, with product MTGAVRSYRPGAWFGVFGEHATVLLPPTEKARVPAVWALVDDGDGFDEVLDVLIADGLRDLPGFVLVSETAGETRVVIRGAARATLATAAEEVTVEGTGATTWVERALRGVTGLRIEVGEAHPESGWLDLGDGLVRVSEVVEPVVADELPAAEPEADEASLVEPPPVEPAYDEEPATPEPTAPTEAVGVEPLVVSLLLPTGETVEVDRPVLVGRAPDASRLGEEDDPRLVTVPSPDREISATHLEVRPGEDPGSAVVTDLGSTNGSVLVQPGMPPEELQPGVAVPLLPGAVLDLGDGVAVEVVVS
- a CDS encoding inositol monophosphatase family protein; this encodes MLDTDAVLDLIREVAEKVINPRFRALSSEQVDEKGPGDLVTVADKESERLLTRFLVDAYPEAVVLGEEAYAARPELLEEFQSAEHAFTVDPVDGTKNFVKGSPDHAVMVAEVRAGETVRSWIWQPQHELAYVAEVGAGAWRNGERLTRPTPAAEPADWRGVTSRWRWLGRSLGDLEPLKLTWVCCGVDYPKLVEGEADFVVYGRANPWDHAPGSLLLSEAGGYAGTHDGRPYRPTDPLEVHERPAGLLAAADRATYEHVVPLL
- a CDS encoding MFS transporter; this translates as MTTQSVPQPDTGREPGKTSIVKVVFASLIGTAVEWYDFFLYGSAAALVFGALFFPESDPVTGTLLAFGTYALGFVARPLGGVVFGHFGDRVGRKKMLVVSLMMMGVATFAIGLLPTYASIGILAPILLLVCRLFQGFAVGGEWGGAVLMVAEHGDEKSRGFWSSWPQAGVPLGNMLATGVLFVLAAVQSDADFEAWGWRIPFLLSAVLVLIGLFVRLSLEESPVFQEAKAEIAEKKETDSHLPILEVIKTYPREVFIAMGMRMAENISYYIFTIISITYVTTYLGAENDLILKMLLIGAGMQFVIIPMIGALSDRVGRRPLYLAGAIGVGVWGFVFFGLLDDMTTGSVLLAVVVGLLFHSLMYAPQAAFFSELFGTSVRYTGASVGYQLASIFAGALAPIIAVELLGSVEEKNTTAVGIYLAAASVLTIVAVLFAKETKASSLRHDRVVRGAHR
- a CDS encoding AMP-binding protein; translated protein: MESYAAGETDTPLLEETIGENLARTVAAHPDREALVEVASGRRWTWSELDAAVDGLAIGLVRAGIGKGDRVGIWSPNCAEWTLTQYATAKIGAVLVNINPAYRTHELSFALRQSGVRLLISATEFKTSDYRAMVEEVREEVGLEQVLFLGTPEWTDHNVSDPGVTLAELVTWPLHPDDPINIQYTSGTTGYPKGATLSHRNILNNGYFTTELIKFTEEDRLCIPVPFYHCFGMVMGNLGCTTHGATMVIPAPGFDPEITLRTIEEERCTAVYGVPTMFIALQNHPDFASFDLSSLRTGVMAGSICPVEVMRGCIEEMHMAEVSICYGMTETSPVSTQTRAEDDLDRRTSTIGRVHPHVEIKVVDPATGETVERGEPGELCTRGYSVMLGYWEDEARTREAIDADGWMHTGDLAEMREDGYCTIVGRIKDMVIRGGENIYPREIEEFLYTHPDIEDVQVIGVPDEKYGEELCAWVRMKSGAEALDADAVRAFATGRLAHYKIPRYVLVVEEFPMTVTGKIRKVEMREKSSAELGLSG
- a CDS encoding PP2C family protein-serine/threonine phosphatase, with amino-acid sequence MEQVELRHGARTDVGLVREVNEDDLLVAPPVFVVADGMGGHDGGDVASRIVVEGFAALAEAGYDPRRGREVVEEVLRRCQQRINEYAAARGAGSRRATPGTTAVVVLLVETDDGPAWQVTNLGDSRCYLLAGGTLTQVTVDHSLVQELVSSGRLTPQEAARHPERHVITRALGGPDEPEPDHVLLPVSRAPRLLLCTDGVNGMIDDDAIGAALRECPDPDEAAGRLVDEAVAAGGRDNATAVVVDVVGWSDPT
- a CDS encoding helix-turn-helix domain-containing protein — translated: MNDTFLDLLYDQAPREAFDAVIATAEAVGRTDEEVAELRRQCDVALRLRELITHRQAREAELRALYETASDLTAIRDVDAILTAIVRRARQLLNADMTYLSLNDEPEGASYMKVTDGALTPEFRSLRLPLGTGLLGLVAQTGAPYFTEDYQSDSRFLHRGYIDEAVAGEKIRAILGVPLTVEGRVIGALLAVHRSVRPFPPHEVSLLTSFAAHASVALENARLFADLDAAHRTMTEHTAAVESAALAHDRLTDLLVAGGGVEQVASVLSEVLGGALAVHAPGGELLAGDAAGGDWADAVDEAIASGRAVRHDGRYVAVAQAGADHVATLVLDTGGRPLGLPQRRTLERGALVTALVLLLARTVAETEDRLGGELLGDLLDARTEALPALRERARRRQVVLDPPLAIAVAAIDGLERFAAGRALARLASEQRGLAGEHSGRLVLLVPAADPVAVGQQLAGVVAGGGGRATVGVAAADPDTLADAYAEARRCLDTLLTLGRVGEVSDPAGLGLTRLLLGENGPDELAAYLRTTLGPVLDYDEARGTSLVETLEAWFATGGRVKETGSVLHVHPNTVSQRLDRVADLLGSDWREPGRGLDLQLALRVHRLQR
- a CDS encoding 3-hydroxybutyrate dehydrogenase, whose translation is MPETPVTHASLGGRRAVVTGGASGIGAAIAGHLAGLGAAVTVVDLDEEAAAKLAADLGGDHRAVDLADGDAVSGLGLDADILVNCAGLQHVAPIEEFDPERFAFIHRVMLHAPFLLTRQVLPGMYERGWGRIVHVSSVHGHRASAYKSAYVSAKHGLEGLSKVIALEGAGKGVTSNTVCPGYVRTPLVEGQIADQAKAHGIPEDEVVDDVLLARTALKRLVEPGEVADMVAFLCGPASASITGSSFLLDGGWTAA